One stretch of Aquimarina sp. Aq107 DNA includes these proteins:
- a CDS encoding YceI family protein, translated as MKTKVTIQHYKLINNTVKIYIVLVLSILFIGCSGKTSFITTESGLRYKVVKNGSGPMVEKGQEVLIHETTKYTNDSLVYTSRNRKEPLKILVGGDQVIKGVDEGLLGMKKGEVRKLIVPPSLSKRTGNISFPHPDSTLHYDIELIDILEKKPIPKTTNGNSLKIDKENSEIRWEGFNKLHTSGHYGTVDFISGEFFKEKEKVTGGEFIINMNTIANIDGGYSEMLVDHLKNSDFFDTENFPVAKLSIVNVTYNDDSNVLITADLTIKDIKQSIEFEANITYNNSKLIFISKFIIDRTRWDITYASGSVFGNLKNNLLSDEIHFEVKLLTE; from the coding sequence ATGAAAACTAAAGTAACAATTCAACATTATAAATTGATTAATAATACTGTTAAAATATATATAGTTTTAGTATTAAGTATATTGTTTATTGGATGTTCTGGGAAAACGAGTTTTATTACAACGGAGTCGGGACTTCGGTATAAGGTTGTAAAAAATGGTTCAGGACCTATGGTAGAGAAAGGACAAGAAGTCCTTATTCACGAAACAACAAAGTACACAAATGATTCTTTAGTATATACTTCTAGAAACAGAAAAGAGCCTCTTAAGATCTTAGTAGGCGGAGATCAAGTCATAAAAGGAGTAGATGAAGGGTTGTTAGGTATGAAAAAAGGAGAGGTACGAAAATTAATAGTTCCCCCTTCTTTAAGCAAAAGAACTGGAAACATTTCATTCCCGCATCCTGATTCTACATTACATTACGATATAGAATTAATTGATATTCTCGAAAAGAAACCAATTCCAAAAACTACAAACGGCAATAGCCTAAAAATAGATAAGGAAAACAGTGAAATTAGATGGGAAGGTTTTAATAAACTCCATACTAGCGGACATTATGGAACTGTAGATTTCATTAGTGGTGAATTTTTTAAAGAAAAAGAAAAGGTTACTGGAGGAGAATTCATAATAAACATGAATACCATAGCCAATATAGATGGAGGGTATAGTGAGATGTTAGTAGATCATTTAAAAAATTCTGATTTCTTTGATACAGAGAATTTTCCTGTAGCTAAACTTTCTATAGTAAATGTAACCTACAATGATGATTCCAATGTTTTAATAACAGCAGATTTAACTATTAAAGATATCAAACAATCCATAGAGTTTGAGGCGAACATTACATATAATAATAGTAAGCTGATTTTTATCTCTAAATTTATAATTGATAGAACAAGGTGGGATATAACATACGCATCAGGTAGTGTTTTCGGGAACTTAAAAAATAATTTATTATCGGATGAAATACATTTTGAAGTCAAATTATTAACCGAATAA
- a CDS encoding winged helix-turn-helix domain-containing protein encodes MKDKIKIFVVIVISLIAFLSIHSFSSKKVSFYPEKVKIALRNVGNKLLLKNGDSTSLVLPVKEVSKQVFELSFQKDVAINPEILVSIIDNELRNAELPDEYITELINCNTNEVSYSYEIFGPLIENDIPCLGRNLPKSCYTVKVIMLKDQNSSLYSAMGSTYTISLGLLLIVLVTGTTFLKKKTRKDNIDQTSNHILLGNLIFYPNEQKLSNNTGETSLTAKESELLAIFAQYPNKIVKREQLIKQVWEDNGVIVGRSLDMFISKLRKKLGKDSEVKITNVHGVGYKLEIISSN; translated from the coding sequence ATGAAGGATAAAATCAAAATATTTGTTGTTATAGTTATCTCATTAATAGCGTTTCTATCGATCCATAGTTTTTCTTCTAAAAAAGTTTCATTTTATCCGGAAAAAGTTAAAATAGCCTTAAGAAATGTTGGCAATAAGTTATTGCTTAAAAATGGTGATTCTACATCATTGGTGTTACCAGTAAAAGAAGTATCAAAACAAGTGTTTGAGCTATCATTTCAAAAAGATGTAGCCATTAATCCAGAAATATTAGTATCTATTATTGATAATGAGCTAAGAAATGCAGAGCTTCCTGATGAATATATTACTGAATTAATTAACTGTAATACAAATGAAGTTTCTTATAGTTATGAAATATTTGGACCATTAATAGAAAATGACATCCCGTGTCTAGGAAGAAATCTTCCTAAAAGTTGTTATACAGTAAAAGTAATTATGCTAAAGGATCAAAACTCTTCCTTATATAGTGCGATGGGTAGTACATATACTATTTCTTTAGGATTATTACTTATTGTTCTTGTTACTGGAACAACTTTCTTAAAAAAGAAAACAAGAAAAGACAATATAGATCAAACATCAAATCATATTCTTTTAGGGAATCTGATATTTTATCCTAATGAACAAAAATTAAGTAATAATACCGGCGAAACATCATTAACAGCAAAAGAAAGTGAACTCCTTGCTATTTTTGCACAATATCCAAACAAAATTGTAAAAAGAGAGCAATTGATTAAACAAGTTTGGGAAGACAATGGAGTTATTGTTGGAAGGAGCTTAGATATGTTTATTTCTAAATTACGTAAAAAACTAGGTAAAGATTCTGAAGTAAAGATCACTAATGTTCATGGTGTAGGTTATAAATTAGAAATAATCTCATCTAATTGA
- a CDS encoding AraC family transcriptional regulator, which yields MKDFSTFLTYSGISTIFFLMLLLTHTWKKREANRILASILLSFLFLFITYASSYLKWNFLSIIVSPIGFVAPFVLGPLIFQYIKTIYTSNINSKSFIYSLLPFGIAFIFYSIPQYIFGLPVDEEITLLRIVSIVIPFLGILHLSYYLFLSNKLLNRFKKLVKNNYANLKRLDLKWLSIWIRGFIVFLIIDLISGVIIVSYPIMPIFIYTNLFYLVLLIWYIGYFGINQTQVFLIKEISQNPINDSANRSKSFFNCESEELLNLKSQLQIKFREEKLFKEQDLSLKKTADILNVSDKKLSHLLNICMDSNFYEYVNTYRVSYFKEQLELGVAEKLTLLSIAFDSGFNSKATFNRVFKQQVGMTPIKFKKQLEKKSQSFH from the coding sequence TTGAAAGATTTCTCTACATTCTTAACATACTCTGGAATTAGTACCATTTTTTTTCTAATGCTACTACTTACTCACACTTGGAAAAAACGTGAAGCAAACAGAATTCTTGCAAGTATTCTTTTAAGTTTTTTATTTCTTTTTATAACCTATGCTTCTTCGTATCTAAAATGGAATTTTCTTAGTATCATAGTATCGCCTATCGGTTTTGTTGCTCCTTTTGTATTAGGTCCGTTAATCTTTCAATACATCAAAACAATTTATACATCCAATATAAATAGCAAAAGTTTTATATATAGTTTACTACCGTTTGGGATTGCTTTTATTTTTTATAGTATTCCCCAATATATTTTTGGATTACCTGTAGATGAGGAAATAACCTTGTTAAGAATTGTTTCTATCGTTATTCCTTTTTTAGGTATACTACACCTCTCCTATTACCTGTTTTTAAGTAATAAGTTATTAAATCGTTTTAAAAAACTAGTAAAGAATAATTATGCCAATTTAAAGAGATTAGATCTAAAATGGTTATCAATATGGATTCGAGGATTTATTGTTTTTTTAATTATAGATCTGATTAGTGGAGTAATAATTGTTTCTTATCCTATTATGCCTATTTTCATATACACCAATCTCTTTTATTTAGTATTACTAATTTGGTATATTGGATATTTTGGTATTAATCAAACTCAAGTTTTTTTGATTAAAGAAATATCTCAAAATCCGATTAATGATTCTGCAAACAGATCTAAGTCATTTTTCAATTGTGAATCAGAAGAACTTTTAAATCTTAAATCTCAATTACAAATCAAGTTTAGAGAAGAAAAGCTTTTTAAGGAACAAGATCTTTCCTTGAAAAAAACAGCCGATATTCTGAATGTTTCCGACAAAAAGTTATCGCACTTATTGAATATCTGTATGGATTCTAATTTTTATGAATATGTAAATACCTATCGGGTTTCTTATTTTAAAGAACAGTTAGAACTTGGAGTTGCAGAGAAATTAACTCTATTATCTATTGCTTTCGATTCTGGTTTTAACTCTAAAGCTACTTTTAATAGAGTTTTCAAACAACAAGTTGGAATGACACCAATAAAGTTCAAAAAACAATTAGAAAAAAAGTCTCAAAGCTTCCATTGA
- a CDS encoding CPBP family intramembrane glutamic endopeptidase: MNSINNTNDSITSVTNQYQKSKKYILLVLGISWIFGFSTTTLLDFSDPIAYTIITFIYAFIPAIIAIIINKNEGGSWKDLKFFKPDFKSSLYSFIIPIIYFAAVISIQMLLDIRIIKSLDQINQTPLTLSLLLIFGYPITVFLILGEEIGWRGYLQEKLMNSFGAFTGIFLLGLVWGIWHMPIALQGYNFPNHPYIEAFITYPLVGMALSLIIAYLGFNRYSIFIGALVHASNNHFGGTFLTLTETNNEFAHSMIFNGFYVIIILIFGYLWRRKTFKNIKS, encoded by the coding sequence ATGAATTCAATCAATAATACTAATGATTCTATAACATCAGTTACAAATCAATATCAAAAATCAAAAAAATACATCCTATTAGTACTTGGTATTTCTTGGATCTTTGGATTTTCTACTACTACCCTTTTAGATTTTTCAGATCCTATTGCATACACTATTATAACTTTCATTTACGCATTTATTCCTGCCATTATCGCAATTATAATTAACAAAAATGAAGGAGGATCCTGGAAGGATTTAAAATTTTTTAAACCAGATTTCAAAAGTTCATTATATTCATTTATAATTCCTATTATTTATTTTGCCGCCGTTATTAGCATTCAGATGCTCTTAGATATAAGAATTATAAAAAGTTTAGATCAGATTAATCAAACTCCATTAACCCTTTCTCTTTTATTGATATTTGGATATCCAATTACAGTATTTCTAATACTCGGAGAAGAAATTGGATGGAGAGGATATCTTCAAGAAAAATTAATGAACAGTTTCGGAGCTTTTACAGGAATTTTTCTTCTTGGATTAGTTTGGGGTATTTGGCATATGCCTATCGCGCTTCAAGGCTATAATTTCCCAAATCACCCTTATATAGAAGCTTTTATAACCTACCCACTAGTTGGTATGGCACTTTCCCTAATTATTGCTTACCTAGGTTTTAATCGTTATTCTATTTTTATAGGAGCATTAGTACACGCTAGTAATAATCATTTCGGAGGTACATTTCTCACCTTAACAGAAACTAATAATGAATTTGCTCATTCTATGATTTTTAATGGTTTTTATGTAATAATCATATTAATTTTTGGATACTTATGGAGAAGAAAAACATTTAAGAACATAAAATCTTAA
- a CDS encoding TonB-dependent receptor has product MKNIIWSVMLFISLCAYTHAQNSVLNIKVLNETNQEPLVGASVYIQDMDKGSITGLDGMATINDIPKGNYNIKISFLGFNSLDRNLEIPYEEVLIVYLKENGEALEEVFLESNRSTRTIKRIPTRIEVIGGEELSEKNAMNATNISMVLRESTGIQMQQTSLSSGNSNIRIQGLDGRYTQLLRDGFPLYSGFSSGLSILHIPPLDLKQFEIIKGSSSTLYGGGAIAGLVNLISKTPEKEPDLDIMLTQTHALGTTLNTFFSKRNNKFGITLYGSGHYQKEYDPEDDGFSNLPRTKSISINPKLFYYPSDKTTFWFGVNGTYDDRIGGDVNGIENDDNNLYTEENVSKRVSTQAVYTTEIDSLRSINIKNSFAYFNRDLIVPDINFSGTQINSFTEIAYKKDGQRTDWIFGANLYTIDFDEDSSSLERDQNDVTAGLFINNIYDFSENWILETGFRADYADDWGFFPLPKVSLLFKSDNSFSSRIGGGLGYKIPDIFTEEAELINFNNVLAIDDTRIEAERSYGVNLDFNYETYLTDEIDFSINQLFYVTAIQDGLLLSDTGTGFFEYENANDNIVSKGAETNIKFSYKDFRWFLNYAFIDTQLNYLDGNPQKPLTARHNAGSVFMYENEKWRIGFETYYTGKQLLSNGSETTDYVLMGLLGMRNFNWGTIFVNFENFTDRRQSRFSPLVLPPANDPTFAEIYAPTDGFILSAGIILKPFGQKEHH; this is encoded by the coding sequence ATGAAAAACATAATATGGAGCGTAATGCTCTTCATATCGCTATGTGCATATACTCATGCGCAAAATAGTGTTTTAAATATAAAAGTACTTAATGAGACAAATCAAGAACCTTTAGTTGGTGCTTCCGTTTATATCCAAGATATGGACAAAGGTAGTATAACCGGACTTGATGGTATGGCAACTATTAATGATATTCCTAAAGGAAATTATAATATTAAAATATCATTTTTAGGATTCAATTCTTTAGATCGCAATTTAGAAATTCCATATGAGGAAGTATTGATTGTGTATCTTAAGGAAAATGGGGAAGCTTTGGAGGAAGTGTTTTTGGAATCTAATAGAAGCACTCGAACTATAAAAAGAATTCCAACTAGGATAGAAGTTATTGGTGGCGAAGAGCTAAGTGAGAAAAATGCTATGAATGCTACCAATATCTCTATGGTGTTAAGAGAAAGTACAGGAATACAGATGCAGCAAACATCATTAAGTAGCGGGAATTCTAATATAAGGATTCAAGGATTAGATGGTAGATATACTCAGTTATTAAGGGATGGATTTCCTTTATATTCAGGGTTTTCGAGTGGTCTTAGTATTTTGCATATTCCTCCTTTAGATTTAAAGCAATTTGAAATCATCAAAGGAAGTTCTTCTACACTTTATGGTGGTGGAGCTATTGCAGGATTAGTGAATTTAATTTCTAAAACACCAGAAAAAGAACCAGATTTAGATATTATGCTTACGCAAACACACGCTTTAGGAACTACACTTAATACTTTCTTTAGTAAGCGTAATAATAAGTTTGGGATTACCCTCTATGGATCTGGTCATTATCAAAAAGAATATGATCCTGAGGATGATGGTTTTAGTAATTTACCGCGTACTAAGTCTATTTCTATAAACCCTAAGTTATTCTACTATCCATCAGATAAAACTACGTTTTGGTTTGGTGTAAATGGAACGTATGATGATAGAATAGGAGGAGATGTTAATGGGATTGAAAATGACGATAATAATTTATACACAGAAGAAAATGTTTCAAAAAGAGTAAGTACACAAGCCGTCTATACTACAGAAATTGATAGTTTAAGATCCATAAACATAAAAAATAGTTTCGCTTATTTTAATCGTGATTTAATCGTTCCAGATATTAATTTTAGTGGAACTCAAATTAATTCTTTTACAGAAATAGCATATAAGAAAGATGGGCAGAGAACTGATTGGATTTTTGGAGCTAATTTATATACCATAGATTTTGATGAAGATTCTAGTTCTTTAGAAAGAGATCAGAATGATGTAACTGCTGGATTATTTATTAATAACATTTATGATTTTTCTGAAAACTGGATATTAGAAACTGGTTTTAGAGCTGATTATGCTGATGATTGGGGATTTTTTCCGTTACCCAAAGTATCATTGTTATTTAAATCAGATAATTCCTTTTCCAGTAGGATTGGAGGTGGATTAGGGTATAAGATCCCAGATATCTTTACTGAAGAAGCAGAACTAATTAATTTCAATAATGTTTTAGCTATTGATGATACTCGTATAGAAGCAGAAAGGTCTTACGGAGTAAACCTAGATTTTAATTATGAGACCTACCTTACGGATGAGATAGATTTTTCTATTAATCAGTTATTCTATGTAACTGCTATCCAAGATGGATTATTACTTAGTGATACTGGTACTGGTTTTTTTGAATATGAAAATGCGAATGATAATATTGTAAGCAAAGGAGCCGAAACAAATATTAAGTTTAGTTATAAAGACTTTAGATGGTTTCTTAATTATGCTTTTATAGATACTCAACTAAATTATTTGGATGGAAACCCACAAAAACCATTAACGGCAAGACATAACGCAGGAAGTGTTTTTATGTATGAAAATGAAAAATGGCGAATAGGTTTTGAAACCTATTATACAGGTAAACAATTACTTTCTAATGGTTCAGAAACTACAGATTATGTTTTAATGGGATTGCTAGGAATGCGTAATTTTAATTGGGGGACAATCTTTGTCAACTTCGAAAACTTTACAGACAGAAGACAGAGTAGGTTTTCTCCTTTAGTTTTGCCTCCTGCTAATGACCCTACTTTTGCAGAAATCTATGCTCCTACAGATGGATTTATACTAAGTGCAGGAATCATACTTAAACCTTTTGGACAAAAAGAGCATCATTAG
- a CDS encoding DUF6660 family protein produces MRFLTVILSVFLLAMTIAPCSDSFNVEHQDELSINDKNHNHSDDTDDSCASLCVCTCCGLTITYELIKPFDIEVKSTIISKDDFTDQPEYNFFYLPNIWQPPQFI; encoded by the coding sequence ATGAGATTTCTAACCGTAATATTATCTGTTTTCTTATTAGCTATGACAATAGCGCCATGCTCTGATTCTTTTAATGTAGAACATCAAGATGAATTGTCAATAAATGATAAGAACCATAATCATTCCGATGATACAGATGATTCTTGTGCTTCCTTATGTGTTTGTACCTGTTGTGGACTTACAATTACTTACGAATTGATAAAACCATTTGATATAGAGGTTAAAAGTACAATCATATCAAAAGATGATTTTACAGATCAACCTGAGTACAATTTCTTTTATCTTCCTAATATTTGGCAACCGCCTCAATTTATTTGA
- a CDS encoding class I SAM-dependent methyltransferase, whose amino-acid sequence MKAYNIVLFLFILLGFQITNAQYKAYDWEERDTWMKVSEIFEIAGIELGSIVADIGCHEGYLSIHISKEVGETGKVFSVDVRKDRLEKLNKYLVERNLKNVTTILGDYDNPKLLDESLDVAIILDTYHEMEDYIKILKHVKKALKSKGKIVVIEKFKQHMLNKSRNQQTEAHTLAIHYVKDELIDSGFRIKTEIKDFGRWKNEKDKRIWILVGEK is encoded by the coding sequence ATGAAAGCGTATAACATCGTTTTATTTCTATTCATTCTATTAGGGTTTCAAATAACAAATGCTCAGTATAAAGCATATGATTGGGAAGAAAGAGATACTTGGATGAAAGTTTCCGAAATTTTTGAAATAGCCGGAATTGAATTAGGAAGTATTGTTGCAGATATTGGTTGTCACGAAGGATACTTGTCGATTCATATTTCCAAGGAAGTAGGAGAAACTGGTAAAGTATTTTCAGTTGATGTTCGAAAGGATAGGCTAGAAAAGTTAAATAAATATCTTGTTGAAAGAAACTTAAAAAATGTAACTACAATTTTAGGAGATTATGATAATCCTAAATTACTAGATGAGTCTCTCGATGTTGCAATTATTCTTGATACATATCACGAAATGGAGGATTATATAAAAATATTAAAACATGTAAAGAAAGCTCTTAAGTCTAAAGGAAAAATAGTTGTTATAGAAAAGTTTAAACAACATATGCTTAATAAATCAAGAAATCAACAAACAGAAGCACATACGTTAGCTATACACTATGTAAAAGATGAATTGATTGATTCTGGATTTAGAATTAAAACAGAAATTAAAGATTTTGGTAGGTGGAAAAACGAGAAAGATAAACGAATTTGGATTTTAGTTGGAGAGAAGTAA
- a CDS encoding Dabb family protein: MNLQKIYNNIGEKFLFLIFVVLISTVLSCNKKEPVFDKNFVHSVYIWLNNPDNLEERELFEKSLTKFLNTSKYAKTNFVGTPAGTDREVVDNTYTYSIIVTFSSKEEQDLYQKEEAHLLFIKEASSLWNKVQIYDTISLD, encoded by the coding sequence ATGAACCTTCAAAAAATATATAATAACATAGGTGAAAAATTCTTGTTTTTAATCTTTGTTGTACTAATTTCTACGGTATTATCTTGCAATAAAAAAGAACCAGTATTTGATAAGAACTTTGTTCACTCCGTTTACATATGGCTTAATAATCCTGATAACCTTGAAGAAAGAGAACTTTTTGAAAAATCTCTCACTAAATTCCTTAATACATCAAAATATGCGAAGACTAACTTTGTTGGAACTCCAGCAGGTACAGATCGAGAAGTAGTGGATAATACATATACGTATTCTATAATCGTTACTTTTTCATCAAAAGAAGAGCAGGATTTATATCAAAAAGAAGAAGCTCATTTGTTATTTATTAAAGAAGCTTCTTCGCTATGGAATAAAGTACAGATATATGATACTATAAGTTTAGATTAA
- a CDS encoding RNA polymerase sigma factor, with translation MSKEEEFTRIIKENEGVIFKITTVYTDQSEDQQDLYQEIVYQLWKAYDSFRGDAKVSTWMYRVALNTAITRLKKEKRKGNRVGIDQIVLKQTENYNTEFEEKLKILYAHIKMLSDLEKGLILLLLEGKKYEEIALITGLTPTNVGTRISRIKQKLKTQIVKKG, from the coding sequence ATGAGTAAAGAAGAAGAGTTTACTCGGATTATTAAAGAGAACGAAGGTGTTATTTTTAAAATAACCACAGTTTATACAGATCAATCCGAAGACCAGCAAGATTTATATCAAGAAATAGTATATCAATTATGGAAGGCGTATGATTCTTTCAGAGGAGATGCTAAGGTGAGTACTTGGATGTATCGAGTAGCATTAAATACTGCGATTACAAGATTAAAAAAAGAAAAGAGAAAAGGAAATAGAGTAGGGATTGATCAAATAGTACTTAAACAAACTGAAAACTATAATACAGAGTTCGAAGAAAAATTAAAAATACTGTATGCACATATTAAAATGCTTAGTGATTTAGAAAAAGGACTCATCCTATTACTGCTAGAAGGTAAGAAATATGAAGAAATTGCATTGATTACAGGATTAACACCAACCAATGTGGGAACTAGAATATCTAGGATAAAACAAAAATTAAAAACTCAAATAGTTAAAAAAGGGTAA
- a CDS encoding response regulator: MISYAVWTLLSILVIFLSYKCYLLASNLKKKDQELSSLKNSSEKKVQKNQEFISSLSQELRTPLYGIMGLTNILYNEHPELEHNKNLKSLKFSGDYLLTLINNVLQVNILESDTIITDKRPINLRELTQNIVQSFGYATENSGNTLDLDFDNDIPEKLQGNPAILSQILMNLISNALRFTKNGNIVFSVHLINKKGKFNNISFKIKHDGNEVSEEDEKSIYQEFIDIEKVKKSYLGTGINSTIVKRLAKSIDGEIILQNNSQAGSEYAFVLNLETINPNNKGVNPDANNNKQKALIVDDNKLNLLVADKILSKENFECTTIDNGFDAIELAKDHSYDIILMDINMPKLNGIGTTKRIREFDNKTPIIALTAVDVTQLNRQIMQAGLNDYILKPYDKSILLEMINKYVEN, encoded by the coding sequence ATGATCTCTTATGCCGTCTGGACCTTATTATCCATCTTAGTTATTTTTTTAAGTTACAAGTGTTATTTATTAGCTTCTAATCTTAAAAAAAAGGACCAAGAACTAAGCTCTTTAAAAAATTCTTCTGAAAAGAAAGTACAAAAAAATCAAGAGTTTATATCGTCACTTAGTCAAGAATTAAGAACTCCTCTTTATGGAATTATGGGCTTGACTAATATTTTATATAATGAACATCCAGAATTAGAACATAATAAAAATCTTAAGTCTTTAAAATTTTCTGGTGATTATTTATTAACTCTTATTAATAATGTTTTACAGGTAAACATTCTGGAGTCGGATACAATTATTACCGATAAAAGACCAATTAATCTACGTGAACTTACTCAGAATATTGTACAATCTTTTGGTTATGCCACGGAAAACAGTGGTAATACTTTAGATTTAGATTTTGATAATGATATTCCAGAAAAATTACAAGGAAATCCAGCTATCCTATCACAGATATTAATGAATCTAATTAGTAACGCTTTACGATTTACTAAAAATGGAAACATTGTTTTTTCGGTGCATTTAATCAATAAAAAAGGAAAATTCAATAATATATCCTTTAAGATTAAGCATGATGGAAACGAAGTATCTGAAGAAGATGAAAAATCTATCTATCAAGAATTCATAGATATAGAAAAGGTTAAAAAGTCCTATTTAGGAACAGGAATAAATTCTACAATAGTAAAGAGACTTGCTAAATCAATAGATGGAGAAATCATTTTACAGAATAATTCTCAAGCAGGTTCTGAGTATGCTTTTGTATTAAACTTGGAAACAATTAACCCAAATAACAAAGGGGTCAATCCAGATGCAAATAATAACAAACAAAAAGCATTAATTGTTGATGATAATAAGCTTAATCTATTAGTTGCAGATAAAATACTCTCCAAAGAAAATTTTGAGTGTACGACTATCGATAATGGTTTTGATGCTATAGAACTTGCTAAAGATCATTCTTATGATATCATTTTGATGGATATAAATATGCCAAAGCTAAATGGAATTGGTACTACCAAAAGAATTAGAGAATTTGATAACAAAACACCTATAATTGCATTGACCGCAGTTGATGTCACGCAATTAAATAGACAAATTATGCAAGCTGGATTAAACGATTATATCCTAAAACCATATGACAAAAGCATCTTACTAGAGATGATTAACAAATACGTAGAAAATTAA
- a CDS encoding peptidoglycan DD-metalloendopeptidase family protein, with product MQTVVAQKSDKVDNVILQNYKRLVLDGSITYLPIYKVNRKKVMPVVNAVDTIVKKDFSKIYNEDWSTTVFNTYWRSKQNKHPFLLHFEDTIFSSPVDHKMVVTSRYGWRRGRPHQGIDIDLRTGDNVKALLRGKVRYARRHGGHGKTVVIRHYNGLETVYAHLSKYLVKENDIVEKGQVIGKGGVSGNARGSHLHLEVRYHGKSIHPEYLFDFSPDTKIRANDIVVTKKWITPRSHRSTRKSKIVVQTNIDETLNEIKNPTKSIYIVKKGDTLHGIARKHDTNVSEICKINEIRYNSVLNVGQEIVIY from the coding sequence ATGCAAACGGTTGTTGCACAAAAATCAGATAAAGTAGATAACGTAATATTGCAGAATTATAAAAGACTAGTATTAGATGGAAGTATAACATATTTACCTATATATAAAGTAAATAGAAAAAAAGTTATGCCTGTTGTCAATGCTGTAGATACCATTGTTAAGAAGGATTTTAGTAAAATTTATAATGAAGATTGGAGTACTACAGTATTCAATACTTATTGGAGAAGTAAGCAAAATAAACATCCTTTTTTATTACATTTTGAAGATACAATTTTTTCTTCTCCAGTAGATCATAAAATGGTTGTAACTTCTAGATATGGATGGAGAAGGGGTAGACCACATCAAGGAATAGATATTGATCTTAGGACTGGTGATAATGTAAAAGCATTATTGAGAGGAAAGGTTAGATATGCTAGAAGACATGGAGGTCATGGAAAAACAGTCGTTATTAGGCACTATAATGGTTTAGAGACAGTATATGCACATCTTTCGAAATATTTGGTTAAAGAAAATGATATTGTCGAAAAAGGTCAGGTAATTGGTAAAGGTGGGGTGTCAGGAAATGCTAGAGGTAGTCATTTACATTTAGAAGTAAGATATCACGGAAAAAGTATTCACCCAGAATATCTATTTGATTTTTCTCCGGACACAAAAATAAGAGCAAATGATATAGTGGTTACTAAGAAGTGGATAACGCCAAGATCTCACCGTTCTACTAGAAAGAGTAAGATTGTAGTTCAGACGAACATTGATGAAACTTTAAATGAAATTAAAAATCCTACAAAAAGTATTTACATAGTAAAAAAGGGTGACACGCTGCACGGTATAGCTAGGAAACATGATACTAATGTTTCCGAAATATGTAAAATAAATGAAATCAGATATAATTCTGTTCTTAACGTAGGACAAGAAATAGTGATCTACTAG